In the Apteryx mantelli isolate bAptMan1 chromosome 1, bAptMan1.hap1, whole genome shotgun sequence genome, one interval contains:
- the LSM8 gene encoding LSM8 homolog, U6 small nuclear RNA associated isoform X2, with amino-acid sequence MTSALENYINRTVAVITSDGRMIVGTLKGFDQTINLILDESHERVFSSSQGVEQVVLGLYIVRGDNVGMYRWNRRWKNEEMMR; translated from the exons atGACCTCGGCGTTGGAGAATTACATCAACC GTACTGTTGCAGTAATTACTTCCGATGGAAGAATGATTGTG GGAACTCTCAAAGGTTTTGATCAGACCATTAATTTGATTTTGGATGAAAGCCATGAACGAGTGTTCAGTTCTTCACAAGGAGTTGAACAGGTTGTACTGGGATTATACATTGTAAGAGGTGATAACGT GGGAATGTACAGATGGAACAGaagatggaagaatgaagaaatgaTGAGATAG
- the LSM8 gene encoding LSM8 homolog, U6 small nuclear RNA associated isoform X1, with amino-acid sequence MTSALENYINRTVAVITSDGRMIVGTLKGFDQTINLILDESHERVFSSSQGVEQVVLGLYIVRGDNVAVIGEIDEETDSALDLGNIRAEPLNSVVH; translated from the exons atGACCTCGGCGTTGGAGAATTACATCAACC GTACTGTTGCAGTAATTACTTCCGATGGAAGAATGATTGTG GGAACTCTCAAAGGTTTTGATCAGACCATTAATTTGATTTTGGATGAAAGCCATGAACGAGTGTTCAGTTCTTCACAAGGAGTTGAACAGGTTGTACTGGGATTATACATTGTAAGAGGTGATAACGT tgCTGTCATTGGTGAAATTGATGAAGAGACAGATTCAGCTCTTGACTTGGGGAATATTCGCGCAGAACCTTTGAACTCAGTTGTGCATTAA